The region GGGCTCATATCCCTTCAGGAGTATCTCAGAGTAATGGAATACCTCGATATCTATGTATTCAGCTAGATGATACTTCAGCATGTAAGTGCTGTGGGGATCTACTGTTATCACTCTCTTAGCCCCAGTTTCCCTTATTTTCTCCGCTACTCTCATCATCTGCCTCTCGAATAGTTCATCGAGCCCCAGATCATGGTAGAGAACTCCATTGTAAGGCTCCTCCCTCAAGCATGCGAATTTGACACCGGATCCCCTCAAGGCACATGCTATATTCCTCAATATATTGAGGTACCTGTCCTTCTTTTTCATGAACCTAATCGGGGCTGATATATCGATTCCCATAGAGAGGAAGGAAGAGTAGAGCCTCATTGAGAGGTCCAGGAAGCTGGGTCCGATGGATTCGAATCTCCTCAGGAGGTCTGAGAATAGCTCTATCCGAGGGGCCATCTGATACAAGCATCCAGTATAGAGGAGCACCTCTCCTCTCT is a window of Candidatus Korarchaeum sp. DNA encoding:
- a CDS encoding (Fe-S)-binding protein, which produces MELEVLRKLLESNAERTSNPLGVSERECGKWARDLDIPERGEVLLYTGCLYQMAPRIELFSDLLRRFESIGPSFLDLSMRLYSSFLSMGIDISAPIRFMKKKDRYLNILRNIACALRGSGVKFACLREEPYNGVLYHDLGLDELFERQMMRVAEKIRETGAKRVITVDPHSTYMLKYHLAEYIDIEVFHYSEILLKGYEPARKELEAAIHDPCYLARWSDSTEQIRELLRKAGVVLREPEFSRKFTGCCGGPIESIFPNLAFKIAEKRLEELKSTGASKIIVACPICLLNLKRVSGGLEVLDLAEVIV